In the genome of Lactuca sativa cultivar Salinas chromosome 3, Lsat_Salinas_v11, whole genome shotgun sequence, the window aatggctatacgtcgcgaGTTTCTAAATAAGtttatcttatatcgatttgCAACGTAATTCGGTCGTTAAGGGTGTTCTGAAAACAATTTATAACGAGATTCTTTATATGGTAAACTCATGTATTTCAGTAGTTTTGTATCCAAGTGAGGCCTTatacttgacccaagctaggtccttattatgaccaattgatgtatgcttagttatataataaagactaaatagaccttcgagactgttaggtatgtcctaagcccatcttgtaAATATGACTCTAGTAATTATGGTTTCAGCGAAAATTTTGACTTCGATGCAAGTCTACCTCACATCTATGCAAGGAAAGGTTTTGATAACAACTATATCTCTCGATTAGTATGACCACTTCATTTGCAGTGTTGTGCTTTTACCTataatagagtagcaccaacgcatactcatgaacctaatttaccaggtcttgtgagcggtatgaactcaATCACGACGATCTATCCCTTATGATGCCTGAGGCAAGGTTAATGCACCTTGCAGCCCTGCCAATCGATGCTTGGTTGCGACCCTCCTTTCTTTGGATGTCGTGTGTCTACCCCGTTACTCTCTTTCCTCTTCACGAGTGGCGATAAGGTTCAAAAAAGAATGTTGGTCTCAGAAATAGTAGTCTAATTCTGAGTCTCGGGTACATGATATGGTAGAGTCCGTAGTAGCACGCAGTTTCCGAACTCGGGTTGTAGTCTACCtgctttaatccccgatgttcgcgatctgccgggtcttcgccgggagggctctatcagtcggtcccccgtggttgaggtcatagcaggataagaaagataaaaataaaaaaaagtcaatACAAACTAATAGTTAATATAAGTAAACAATAAATTATAAATACTACCTTTTTCTCCAAACAACCAATCCCTACTACAAATTATAGCTTCAACAATGTCAGGCTTCATGGAACTTCGATACTCATTCAAAACTCTTCCACCGAGGCTAAAAGCTGATTCAGATGCTACTGTTGAAACGGGAACACAGAGTATATCCATAGCTAATTTAGCTAATTCTGGATACCTATACTGTTGGGATTGCCAAAACTCAAGTATGTTAATGGAAGAAGTTCTTTTAGTTCTTGGCTCAAGAAGATATACTTGCAATTGACGTTTTTTGGTCGAATCCATATCATCATTATCGTATTCATCAAACTCCTATTATATTaaacaaaatatgaaaaaattataatatatttaaaGAGAAAAAGTATAAAGCAAATGTAATGAAAAAAGGACTTACCTCAAGAATACTATGATTAGAGCCTCCTCCAACATTTCCAACACTAGCTTGTCGAGAATTAAAGTCGCCACTACCACTACCACCTCCAACATTTCCAACACTACTTTCTTGAGAAGCTTGCATATATTCATCAAAAAGTGCAAAAAGTGCTTCCTCAACCCTCTTCAATTGTGATGAACCTTCACAATACAACTTTTTATAGCTAAACTCAACAAAAGAGAACTTATATCGCGGATCAAACACCACAGCTATAGCTAACAAAAGATTGATGTCAGCCCAATATTTGCTAAATTTACTCCACATTTGAGTAGCTATTTTTTTCATATACTCATTAGGACTATCTTTCGTTTCAACCAACTTCAAATGTATTCCAAATATTTGAGGGAAATACAAATTTGAAGTAGGATACAAAGATCCAGAAAACTGAAGAGTTGCATCATGAAACACTTTAAGAAAACTACACATTTTCTCAACTCTATCCCATTCATCAGAGGATGGGCAAGTTTGAAAGTTCGAATCACTCAAGCTCAAATGAGAAAAAGCTAGACGATAATAAAGTGCACAAGAAAGCATCTTATAAGTGGAATTCCATCTAGTAGGAACATCTTGAACCAAAGCCTTTTTGTAGTCAAGAAGATTTTGCGAGCAAATCTGAAtaaatcgatcttttcttagTGTAGATCCCTTGATATACTTCACAGAATCTCTAACTTTTTCCACCGCAACATCAATTTGTTTCAAACCATCTTGTACAATCAGATTCAAAATATGTGCACAACATCTAAGATGAAATAACTTGCCATCATATACCAAAGAATTCATCAAACGAAACTGATTCTTAAGCAACTCAACACATACATCATTGGATGCTGCATTATCCAAAGTTATAGAAAACAATTTCTTTTCAATTCCCCAACTTTTAATCAATTCACCCAACTTTTCGGCTATAGCTACACCCGTATGTGGAGGAGGAAAGTgggaaaagtttaaaattctctTTTGTAAGACCCAACTGCTATCAACATAGTGGGCAGTCAAACTCAAATAACCATCTGTAACGATTGAGGTCCAAGCATCAGAAGTCAAGCATATTCTACTAGGACATCTAAGCGACTCATCTCGGAGTCTTTTTTGTTGAGTAGTATATAATTTTTGGATATCAGACTTTGCTGTGTTCCTACAAACAAGACTCGCTTCTGGTTCCAAGTATTTGCAAAAATTTCTAACTCCTTCGTACTCAACAAAAGAGAATGGCAAGTCATGTCTAACCATAGCATGAGTCACCATTTCCCGGAATGTTTCTTGACTAAACTTTGGATTTCTTGTAGCCATAACACCATTGTTGGAAGAAATCATATATTGTCCGATATCTCTAGTATTTGAGATATCACATGAATCTCGATGACGACGTAGATTACCTGTTCCATTTTCGCTTTTTGCCTGATATTTTGCCCCACATTTTTTGCACTTACAATACAAGGGCTCATTTGGTTTTTGTGGCAGCATTTCAAAACTTCTCCAAACATCTGaagtttttttcctttttttccttTGCTTAGTGGAAGTACTCTCAACACCTTGTGATATACTTTCAGGACCAATTTCTTCAACTGAATCATCACTTCCATCATTAACATCCAAAGGATTGGTGTTATTAGTATCTCCCATAACTCTCCTACAATGAAAAACAGGAGGAACATAAAGTCATAAAGTATAGAAACAAATACACACATACACAGATACATTGTTCACTGTTACAcacttcacacacacacacacacttcacataCACAGATACACAGATAACACAGATAACACAGTCACAAAGACTTAACGTGTAGATGCAGGATACAAACTTCACATATACTGATATACAGTTTCTGTTCAGAATTTAAGGGTTGTTTTCAATTTCCAGATTCAAAACCAACATTACACATCAATTTCATGTTCAAAATTTGGGATTTCATAGTTACATGTTTATGTTATCAGCTTATCAGAATATTCAGGTCATCGACATTAGACAGTCTAACTTTATCTTTGGATTAAAAACCAAATCGGAAAACTGAGGAAGTATATATTGTAATCGGAAAACTCAAAACTAAGACAAATGAATAATTTAAGAAACATACCAGAAGAATAGAAGATCGATCGTATTGGGCTATTGGCGCGACTCACGTTCAGCGCTTCACCACTGCAGCTTCAGGCGTCAACGACTCAACATTGTTTATGATTTCGAGTACAAGATTTCTAATTCCGATCACAGAGTAACAGAGGCCAGAGGGGAGAGTAGGACTGTCGACTTGTCGAGTGTCGACTGTGGGGGAGATTGGGAGCCGGAGAGACTAGAAGAGGATACCGGATACTCGATACGATTTAGGGCAAGAATGGTCGAATGGGTAAAATCAAAACAGAGTTAGAGTTAGTGACTTACGACCTTAGGatttacatttaaaaaaaaaattattaaaaatataaacgggttggcgggtcaacccgtttattttttgagaaacccatatatgacccgtttaattaacgggttggcgggttgaaaaactcaacccaaacccgtttatttcgtgtcgtgtcgcgggtcgtgtcAAGAATTGCCAGCCTTAGTtgaaagtcttccataacttgtcctcaagttatggaattaattagttttgaatagtttcaaaacttgccctcaagttttggaatttgtaaagttttctcttatgaatactttaattccaagttagcccttagaattttaaaagttaaaattcaacccttatactttataatattataagttaataatatatatatatgtataagagtaaagtcagtcttaccgctagtacgcctcattcacgaagtcggtctataaggtgggtataaggttgttgcctataaaatggcaacttaatgggtgtccactctcacccaccgcttgcttgactggtggagggtcgttagccgaacgagtttgacaggactataattctcccttcattaaaagtattaatgataaatactaagtaactaaacacttataaatacccaatcttagttacttaggaaaatgtgaataaggtgctaatccatgaaattacactttgcactttgtttaagtcggttagtggagcgtgtgtggttaaccggcacactaactcgtatttaacaaggtaggcaaagggtaacttaatgtttatcatagtatcggtggagcgtgtgtggttaaccggcacatcgattgaggggtaaacacttaagggtaccaagtaatttgcatggttacttcacaccttgttttgtgatcctcggcatcccagttacaaaacctgaagggcacactcgagattgaaacatgccattgaacagttcaatgaatctcaatagatctaggagtttcaaaaccaattaaaacctaataatacatttcgtttatcttggtggaaattggtgaatcgtcattcacctaccttcaaatattttatagcttggattacggcatccctcttctaagttataaaatagtttgttgggtcctagccttaatatttcatattgggtgttatattaaggacttaagatcaactatcttgaatatctcccaaaagatgtctagtttagacatttatgatcttcctaaatctcttgagacaagctttcctaaatgaagatgatgtcccatggaaatcatacttctttcacctcctccaattattctccctaacccataagttcaaggtcactcaagccctattggcaaggcaaggtctaggtgtgatcacatcttggagatgtagtcacatattgacaagccgggagagttgggtgtcaaagtcttgagaaagttggtggttcaatcactttctaagtcacatagtgagttcctttgggacacctatgaaacagactatgacaagacccgtaatgatcttatctatttgttaagatcaacttccttaaaacttgatggacattgacaatagtgacacaggaaatccagaaaagcattctcttcccaatggtaaagggatcggccatagtcaactcggttgaccaaatggtaaagagaaaagctaagtctgtgatagtcccttgtaccattatcaaagggtccatatgtttatattgccaaaggaaggggcattggttgcgaagctgccaaatttacctaaggatgttaaagtcaataagtttgactctacttcaggtaaattccactatctaactctgctaagtttctattctgagattcctgatacatgatgtgactgggtcacatggtgatgttttaagaatcaaagaaaagtgaagaaacttaaagaaagaatatgttgaatctgatggcgtagatggatttctatcgcatagtttgaagatcggattcttgagctacttcttaggagttatgagatattgcttaggaatagataacaacaagttttcatatggattgtaaggtcaagttcttccgcaaagtttttaaaataaaaggaaaatttttgatttgatttattttaaaatatccttacaatggcatctgtggaaatttttgttgcttataagattccattaatagcaagagtggaagtatgaaattgattctttcatttgtggtaatgtctaaatttaccaaataaggaaagattctcatcacccaagtttcaattggaccggaacttggaatcatgcaagttgtatagcatgatgaatgagaactttcaagtattggaaaattaagactaattacttgttcacatggatgtgtgagtcaagtgaaggactaagggatcgagtacacagtcttgtgcactgattaagtccaccacaaaagatcgataggattattcgtcataatttactatagctcagtaaatatggttatacttacaagcttaagtgtaattctgagacattggaaaaggttccaatgtatggcagagcaaataagaagaatcaaattaggtagaaggataaaagtttctcaaatctgaaaagatgggagagagtactttcgtatcagttttgtgatcatcttaatgatttagagacaatTCATTctctaagagccttcttatagctaagaagaggaacttgaattgttgaagtggttaaatcaagaagatgattcatacttcgttccaaaaacaattcttagagttatactctaagattgtaacttgagtgacatgtcttaaagaaggtttaaaactcttgtacatttgaaattggtaagttctgatgttttggataaaacaaagaccaactaaggccaattgtgtgaagtgtttgtcttggttagaatccacactatctcttggatgtttgacaagggggtcttataggtcaagaggacagtgggagtcttaaaggtcttgaaagtctcaagaactaatcaagaagagaACCTGAGGTTCTTAaccagcacacgacttgaggtttataacctatcgtgttgacatattctgtgcccattccagttaaagttggctttgcgtatgagttcttagagttctcaattagttgcacaacaacttggaagcaatggcagacccttgagctgccaggtggcaagaaattaagattgagttcaatccatattattttggatttgtcattatccttgtcttgtggctatggttatgacaattcacatggataaataacacatacaccattaaatctaagtgtcataaggtttctctccgattcatgaaaatgatggtgaggaaacactttcactaagtagattttagcttagatagcaattgtgatatttgcattctcaaagtcgttagtggagcgtgtgtggtttaccggcacactaacctggacttgtgagaagtggcaaaaaggtctaaccattatgattacggcatacatcttcataattgtttagacacacaagtgtgctatctaagggaaggtgtatgtttttgataaagtcttatcaaaacaatctagtatcagaaatctgaactttggtagtaagtcagctaatttctgagtacatgtcaaagctagtgggagcataagtgttatgctaataatcatcatgttagtgggagcatgataattatgataagtattgcaagttagaaatgttaattatagaaaacaaaagtttcaattgggaaagagttgttttgctataattaagggagagaaaattatacttcatctcaaatctataagcttagatcgtgaggttttaatcatttagtcaaggatatatatatatatgaatttcatgttggaatggctcaacataaggatattctgtatatgggtccattatttgcgttctaaaattcgattatgattacggcatccattttcataatctgaattatgagaacttggcaaatagaaatggaaatgttatagcaaaagactggtttagtctttatgtgagacatcatgaatcgtgtcccatatgcttcggatatatgatcgattacatgtgctatattcatcctttcta includes:
- the LOC111913671 gene encoding zinc finger BED domain-containing protein RICESLEEPER 2-like translates to MGDTNNTNPLDVNDGSDDSVEEIGPESISQGVESTSTKQRKKRKKTSDVWRSFEMLPQKPNEPLYCKCKKCGAKYQAKSENGTGNLRRHRDSCDISNTRDIGQYMISSNNGVMATRNPKFSQETFREMVTHAMVRHDLPFSFVEYEGVRNFCKYLEPEASLVCRNTAKSDIQKLYTTQQKRLRDESLRCPSRICLTSDAWTSIVTDGYLSLTAHYVDSSWVLQKRILNFSHFPPPHTGVAIAEKLGELIKSWGIEKKLFSITLDNAASNDVCVELLKNQFRLMNSLVYDGKLFHLRCCAHILNLIVQDGLKQIDVAVEKVRDSVKYIKGSTLRKDRFIQICSQNLLDYKKALVQDVPTRWNSTYKMLSCALYYRLAFSHLSLSDSNFQTCPSSDEWDRVEKMCSFLKVFHDATLQFSGSLYPTSNLYFPQIFGIHLKLVETKDSPNEYMKKIATQMWSKFSKYWADINLLLAIAVVFDPRYKFSFVEFSYKKLYCEGSSQLKRVEEALFALFDEYMQASQESSVGNVGGGSGSGDFNSRQASVGNVGGGSNHSILEEFDEYDNDDMDSTKKRQLQVYLLEPRTKRTSSINILEFWQSQQYRYPELAKLAMDILCVPVSTVASESAFSLGGRVLNEYRSSMKPDIVEAIICSRDWLFGEKGSIYNLLFTYINY